CAGCGGTCCACGGCAGGCAGGGGGTGAGCGGGGCCTTGGGCCCGGAGGTGGACCTCACTGCCCACCGCCGGCGGCGGGGCATCCGTATAGACGACCAGGCGCTCGGGCAGGTCCCGGCCGGGGTCCGGGGCGAACTCGACGCGGTGGTCGTGGCCCCGGAAGAGGCAGGCGGCGACCCGGGCCGGGACGGAGTGCGGTCCGGGTTCGGAGGTCATCCGTAGCTGGTGGGGACGGAGCATGACGACAGCGTCTTGCTCGGTGTCGATGGTGAGGGGCAGAGGGCCGAACGCGGTGCCGGCGTACCCGTCGGCAGGCTTGGCGGGCAGCAGGTTGGCCTCGCCCAAGGTCCTGGCGATTTTCGCGTCGGCCGGGTGGTGATAGAGAGCGTGGGGGGTGTCGGCCTGCACGATACGGCCGTCCCGCATCACGGCGATGGTGTCGGCGAAGGCGAGTGCCTCGTCCACATCGTGGGTGACCAGGATCGCGGTGGCGCCCGCCCGGCGCAGGGTGGCAGCGACCTCCGTGCGCAGTTCGGTGCGCAGCGCAGTGTCAAGAGCGGCGAACGGCTCGTCCAGCAGAAGCAGTTGGGGCCTCGGGGCGAGGGCGCGGGCGAGGGCCACGCGTTGCTGCTGGCCGCCGGAGAGCTGGTGCGGATGGCGGTCGGCGAGGCCGTCGAGCCCGACGAGGGCGAGCATCTCCCCCACCCGCTCGCGGCGGCCGGCCCGGGGAAGGCCGAAACCAACGTTGGCGGCGACGGTCAGGTGCGGGAAGAGCGCCCCGTCCTGCGGTACGTACCCGATGCGCCGGCGCTCGGCGGCGACCCTGGTGCGGCCGTCGTCGAGGAGGCGGCCGTGCAGAGTGACCCTGCCGCGGGCCGCGGGATGGAAGCCGGCGACGATGCGCAGCAGGGTGCTCTTGCCGCA
The genomic region above belongs to Streptomyces sp. CG1 and contains:
- a CDS encoding ABC transporter ATP-binding protein translates to MTGQPGLLIEQLKAAHGRSPVLTGLDLTVEDGALACVLGPSGCGKSTLLRIVAGFHPAARGRVTLHGRLLDDGRTRVAAERRRIGYVPQDGALFPHLTVAANVGFGLPRAGRRERVGEMLALVGLDGLADRHPHQLSGGQQQRVALARALAPRPQLLLLDEPFAALDTALRTELRTEVAATLRRAGATAILVTHDVDEALAFADTIAVMRDGRIVQADTPHALYHHPADAKIARTLGEANLLPAKPADGYAGTAFGPLPLTIDTEQDAVVMLRPHQLRMTSEPGPHSVPARVAACLFRGHDHRVEFAPDPGRDLPERLVVYTDAPPPAVGSEVHLRAQGPAHPLPAVDRCGEGRNRRVVASSSVTPSARLEEGINTVTEEFRQL